The proteins below come from a single Chryseobacterium capnotolerans genomic window:
- a CDS encoding sensor histidine kinase gives MTKPPIFKEYIFYLSFWCIFAVVIWINFQVNTDRLIAVLQTIAIVITSFIFTYHLAQKLLPKALRTKKMKIFLVQAVLNILIMSVVYSFIFTYLQVAPTVDLPPSFYDHLPILWQGFYMAIPAAFMISVATCGIKFYLEHEKIERDHILLQQAHLENQLKLLQDQMNPHLVFNILNHIHILIKTDTQLADFLLMKFSDILRYQLYHCNQNLVPLDKEIEYLQNLVEVEKLRWGNELNVDATLKINNKRAFIAPLLLVSFIENAFKYVCRLPGQVGYVKIFCKEENNNLFFYVENSYSEMAVHKKKDGGIGLQNVKKRLKLQYPDAYDLNIESDNLVFKVTLTLKLSENEQ, from the coding sequence ATGACAAAACCTCCTATTTTCAAAGAATATATATTCTACCTCAGCTTCTGGTGTATTTTTGCCGTTGTAATATGGATCAACTTTCAGGTCAATACGGATCGGCTGATTGCTGTGCTTCAAACTATTGCTATTGTAATAACCTCTTTTATTTTCACCTATCATCTTGCTCAAAAGCTTCTTCCCAAAGCCTTAAGGACAAAAAAAATGAAGATTTTCCTGGTACAGGCTGTGTTGAATATTTTAATAATGAGTGTTGTTTATTCCTTCATTTTCACCTACCTTCAGGTTGCTCCTACAGTTGATTTACCTCCCAGCTTCTACGATCATTTACCTATTTTATGGCAAGGATTTTATATGGCTATTCCTGCTGCTTTTATGATAAGTGTAGCTACCTGTGGTATTAAATTTTATCTTGAACATGAAAAAATTGAACGGGATCACATCCTCCTTCAGCAAGCACACCTGGAGAATCAGCTTAAGCTTCTTCAAGATCAGATGAATCCACATTTGGTATTTAATATTCTGAACCACATTCATATTCTCATTAAAACGGATACTCAACTTGCTGATTTTTTATTAATGAAATTTTCAGACATTCTACGATATCAGCTTTATCATTGCAATCAAAATCTGGTTCCACTTGATAAGGAAATTGAATACCTCCAAAATCTGGTAGAGGTTGAGAAATTGAGATGGGGAAATGAGCTCAATGTAGATGCCACTCTGAAAATCAATAATAAAAGGGCTTTTATTGCACCTCTATTACTTGTTTCTTTTATTGAAAACGCCTTTAAATACGTTTGCAGACTTCCGGGGCAAGTTGGTTATGTAAAGATCTTCTGCAAAGAAGAAAACAATAATCTTTTCTTTTATGTTGAAAATTCTTACTCGGAAATGGCTGTTCATAAGAAGAAAGACGGTGGTATTGGACTGCAAAATGTAAAAAAACGTCTGAAACTGCAGTATCCTGATGCCTATGATCTCAACATTGAATCTGATAATCTTGTATTTAAAGTAACTTTAACCTTAAAACTGTCTGAAAATGAGCAATAA
- a CDS encoding hydroxymethylglutaryl-CoA lyase — translation MFLTECPRDAMQGWGEFIPTDKKIDYINSLMDVGFDVLDCLSFVSPKAIPQMADSNEVAENIDKSRSKTKVSAIIGNYRGAEKALKHGSVDIIGFPFSISETFQHRNTNKSQEEAFDEIIKMLELVKGEGKQLNIYFSMAFGNPYGEMWKWEDVDQWAQRFSDIGVKDILLSDTTGVATPETIALLFEKIPSKYPEINFGGHFHNRYEESYSKLKAAYDQGCRRFDSAIKGIGGCPMAKDDLVGNMPTEQVINFMSVEKVDHKLNLLNFESSYNKAKDIFHF, via the coding sequence ATGTTTCTTACCGAATGTCCTAGAGATGCAATGCAGGGATGGGGAGAATTTATCCCTACTGATAAAAAGATCGATTATATCAACTCCTTAATGGATGTTGGTTTTGATGTATTGGACTGTCTGAGTTTTGTTTCTCCAAAAGCAATTCCCCAGATGGCTGATTCCAATGAAGTCGCTGAAAATATTGATAAATCCCGATCAAAGACTAAGGTTTCTGCGATTATCGGAAACTATAGAGGTGCTGAAAAAGCATTAAAACATGGGTCTGTGGATATTATTGGCTTTCCTTTTTCTATTTCTGAAACATTTCAGCACAGGAATACCAATAAAAGCCAGGAAGAAGCTTTTGATGAAATCATTAAAATGCTTGAACTGGTTAAGGGTGAAGGAAAGCAGTTAAATATCTATTTTTCAATGGCTTTTGGAAATCCGTATGGTGAAATGTGGAAGTGGGAAGATGTAGATCAGTGGGCTCAGAGGTTTTCAGATATCGGAGTAAAAGACATCCTGCTTTCTGATACAACAGGAGTGGCAACACCTGAAACCATTGCGCTTTTATTTGAGAAAATTCCGTCAAAATATCCTGAAATTAATTTCGGAGGGCATTTTCATAACCGTTATGAAGAATCCTATTCAAAGCTGAAAGCGGCTTATGACCAAGGTTGCAGAAGGTTCGACAGTGCTATCAAAGGAATTGGCGGATGCCCTATGGCTAAAGATGACCTGGTAGGAAATATGCCTACGGAGCAGGTAATCAACTTTATGAGCGTTGAAAAAGTAGATCACAAGTTGAACCTTTTAAACTTTGAAAGCTCTTACAATAAAGCGAAGGATATTTTTCATTTTTAA
- a CDS encoding LytR/AlgR family response regulator transcription factor, whose product MSNNIPKIKCLIIDDEPLARFHLKDMADKIDFLSVEGTYATALEADAKVKESEIDLLFLDINMPYLNGIDFLEQLENPPLCIFTTAYSEYALEGFRLQVVDYLLKPIAFNRFYQAVNKAQQQFIINEKLKKNTPLDDPFLYVRQSDTFIKVSWVDILYIESMQNYTKLHFKDKFIVIHQTMKAIEESLPSEHFFRIHKSFLINIIHIDMISGGRLFINKTELPISRTRKEELLNQVVYKKLISK is encoded by the coding sequence ATGAGCAATAATATTCCCAAAATTAAATGTCTGATCATCGATGATGAACCTCTGGCCAGATTCCACCTTAAGGATATGGCAGATAAAATTGATTTCTTATCCGTAGAAGGAACTTATGCCACTGCATTAGAAGCAGATGCCAAGGTCAAAGAAAGCGAAATAGATCTTCTTTTCCTGGATATCAATATGCCCTATCTGAATGGTATTGATTTTCTAGAACAGCTTGAAAATCCGCCTTTATGTATTTTTACAACGGCTTATTCGGAATATGCTTTGGAAGGATTCCGGCTTCAGGTAGTGGATTATCTATTAAAACCTATTGCCTTTAACCGTTTTTATCAGGCTGTTAATAAAGCTCAGCAACAGTTTATCATCAATGAAAAATTAAAGAAAAATACACCACTGGATGACCCTTTTCTGTATGTAAGGCAATCTGATACTTTTATTAAAGTTTCCTGGGTAGATATTTTATATATTGAAAGTATGCAGAACTATACCAAACTGCATTTTAAAGATAAGTTCATTGTAATTCATCAGACCATGAAAGCCATTGAAGAATCGTTGCCTTCGGAACATTTTTTCAGAATTCATAAATCATTCTTAATCAACATTATTCATATTGATATGATTTCCGGAGGCCGTCTTTTTATCAATAAAACAGAGCTTCCTATTTCCCGTACCCGAAAGGAAGAATTGCTCAATCAGGTGGTTTATAAGAAGCTGATTAGTAAATAA
- a CDS encoding helix-turn-helix domain-containing protein — MNIPEKEIPMHHLTSEEFQMSTLSAAGPENFHDVHRHNFFEIIWFREVYEKSCLELDFESYKLENNQICIIAPGQAFNMKVEGEEGYAMAISREIFNEACDIESVLTGGVLPFFLDPKNEKTCSTLISLIEQEYKTTSRTELLKAYLKAFCIIIGEQINPQETLLNDRQRVQDLVALIEKHYIVHKETAFYAEKLKISTHHLNDIVRLLRGTTVKKMINQRLILEAKRELSFGALTVKEIAFKLGFNDASYFSRFFKKHAGRSPENFKNNEK, encoded by the coding sequence ATGAATATACCAGAAAAAGAAATACCGATGCATCATCTTACCTCTGAAGAATTTCAGATGAGTACCCTAAGTGCAGCAGGCCCGGAGAATTTTCATGATGTACACCGGCATAATTTTTTTGAAATTATCTGGTTCAGAGAAGTCTATGAAAAAAGCTGCCTGGAACTGGATTTTGAGAGCTATAAACTAGAGAATAATCAAATCTGCATTATTGCACCGGGACAGGCGTTTAATATGAAAGTAGAAGGTGAGGAGGGATATGCTATGGCGATAAGCCGGGAAATTTTCAATGAAGCCTGTGATATTGAATCTGTACTTACCGGAGGTGTGCTTCCGTTTTTTTTAGATCCTAAAAACGAGAAAACCTGCAGTACACTCATCTCATTGATTGAACAGGAATATAAAACCACCTCAAGAACTGAGCTTTTGAAGGCCTATCTGAAAGCATTTTGTATCATCATTGGAGAACAGATTAACCCACAGGAAACTTTACTGAATGACCGGCAGCGTGTTCAGGACTTGGTAGCTCTTATTGAGAAACATTATATTGTACATAAAGAAACGGCTTTCTATGCCGAAAAATTAAAAATAAGTACCCACCACCTCAATGATATTGTACGTCTTCTGAGAGGAACAACAGTAAAAAAAATGATCAATCAGCGTCTTATCCTGGAAGCTAAAAGAGAACTTAGTTTTGGAGCACTCACTGTGAAGGAGATTGCTTTTAAACTCGGTTTTAACGATGCTTCATATTTTTCAAGATTTTTTAAGAAACATGCAGGGAGAAGTCCTGAAAATTTTAAGAATAATGAAAAATGA
- a CDS encoding SUF system Fe-S cluster assembly protein, with translation MKFTDDQIADIGEEIISVLKTVYDPEIPVDIYELGLIYDVQISDDADVKIIMTLTTPNCPVAETLPQEVKDKVGEVENVKSVDLELTFEPSWNKDMMSEEAKFELGML, from the coding sequence ATGAAATTTACAGACGATCAAATTGCAGACATTGGTGAAGAAATCATCAGCGTGCTAAAAACCGTATATGACCCCGAAATTCCGGTAGATATTTACGAATTAGGGTTAATTTATGATGTACAGATCTCCGATGATGCTGACGTAAAAATTATAATGACCCTTACCACTCCAAACTGCCCCGTAGCAGAAACCCTTCCTCAGGAAGTAAAAGATAAAGTAGGAGAAGTAGAAAACGTAAAAAGTGTTGACTTAGAACTTACTTTTGAGCCGAGCTGGAATAAGGATATGATGAGTGAAGAAGCAAAATTTGAGCTGGGAATGCTATAA
- a CDS encoding porin family protein, translated as MKQQFLAFSSLLLCITCSMDTQAQQTPALHLGIKGGANFTKTSTESSSLEGKYGFGYQAGAMARFDIGSLYVQGEALFNKRKTSYEAKDKGSAKLTWNSIDIPVVLGYKFVKTDDFNVRAFAGGVYSFAFNNKLSVSESLQEGFNKFDKSNIGITGGIGVDYKNFTVDLRYEHGLSNISKEFKSKPHSFSLGIGYFLF; from the coding sequence ATGAAACAACAGTTTTTAGCATTCAGCTCTTTGTTATTATGCATCACGTGCTCTATGGACACCCAGGCTCAACAAACACCGGCTCTTCACCTCGGAATTAAGGGTGGAGCAAATTTTACAAAAACCTCAACGGAGTCTTCTTCCTTGGAAGGGAAATACGGTTTCGGCTATCAGGCAGGGGCAATGGCAAGATTCGATATTGGAAGCCTGTATGTACAAGGAGAAGCTTTATTCAACAAAAGAAAAACATCTTACGAAGCAAAAGACAAAGGATCTGCAAAGCTAACATGGAACTCCATTGATATTCCTGTAGTGTTAGGATATAAATTTGTTAAAACTGATGATTTTAATGTAAGAGCATTTGCTGGTGGCGTGTACAGTTTTGCTTTTAACAACAAGTTATCGGTTTCTGAATCACTTCAGGAAGGTTTTAACAAGTTTGATAAGTCCAATATCGGAATTACAGGAGGAATAGGTGTAGATTATAAAAATTTCACAGTAGACCTCAGGTATGAACATGGATTATCCAACATCAGTAAGGAGTTTAAATCCAAACCCCACAGCTTTAGCCTTGGAATAGGTTATTTCTTATTCTAA
- a CDS encoding T9SS type A sorting domain-containing protein, with amino-acid sequence MKKTIFSLAIIATNFVFGQMNLEHSYTSDSSHWDVYSDNNTSHYLIGKGNNTFDIYNANHTLYKTLTPNIPNNYLYIPELLKENYPISKRIFNTDDQLEFILTFINNQNGQRLMLIINEDGNIIKQFGNDYHTLYQIFHDAASNQNKFVISKSSGTNTITEVYALPTSTLATLETQTQNKNKLSAFPIPANKLLNIMNPGNGGNNIQVYDASGKLVLQKSFTSGEKNISIDVESLKAGVYLYKIGDQNSKFIKN; translated from the coding sequence ATGAAAAAAACTATTTTTTCACTAGCCATTATCGCAACAAATTTTGTATTTGGCCAAATGAACCTTGAACACTCTTATACTTCTGACAGCAGCCATTGGGATGTTTATTCAGACAACAACACGTCTCATTATCTGATTGGTAAAGGGAATAATACTTTTGATATTTATAATGCTAATCATACATTGTATAAAACACTAACACCCAATATTCCGAATAACTACCTTTATATTCCCGAGCTGCTCAAAGAAAACTACCCCATTTCCAAACGTATTTTTAATACAGATGATCAATTAGAATTCATCCTAACGTTTATCAATAATCAGAATGGGCAACGCTTAATGCTTATTATTAATGAAGATGGAAACATCATCAAGCAATTTGGAAATGATTATCATACGCTCTATCAGATTTTCCATGATGCTGCATCTAATCAGAACAAATTTGTGATTTCAAAAAGCTCTGGAACGAATACCATTACAGAAGTATATGCGCTTCCTACGTCTACTCTAGCCACATTGGAGACTCAGACACAAAATAAAAATAAGCTTTCGGCCTTTCCCATTCCTGCAAACAAACTTCTGAATATTATGAATCCCGGAAACGGAGGAAACAATATTCAGGTCTATGATGCTTCCGGAAAATTGGTACTCCAGAAAAGTTTCACTTCAGGAGAGAAAAACATTTCCATTGATGTAGAATCTCTTAAGGCAGGAGTTTACTTGTATAAAATAGGAGATCAAAACTCCAAGTTTATCAAGAACTAA
- the thiL gene encoding thiamine-phosphate kinase, giving the protein MFEDKSQELTPISKLGEFGLIKHLTEYFPLSNESSDLGVGDDAAVINPNNKKVVLTTDVLAEGVHFNLGYVPLKHLGYKAVVVNLSDIAAMNAVPTQILVSLAVSNRFPVEALEELYAGIQAACTRYKVDLIGGDTTSSNSGLVMSITAVGIESGENIVKRSGAKPNDLLVVTGDLGGAYMGLQILEREHAVYLADPNMQPEMEGYDYILERQLKPEARTDVKTILEELDIKPTSMIDISDGLASEILHLSDQSKVGFRLYEEKIPLDNLTISTADEMNLNPVMTALSGGEDYELLFTISPNDFDKIKNHPDFTIIGHAVEKEEGNFMVARGSNQLVALTAQGWDAFLGNQ; this is encoded by the coding sequence ATGTTTGAAGATAAATCACAGGAGCTTACGCCCATTTCAAAATTAGGAGAATTCGGTCTGATTAAGCATTTGACAGAGTATTTCCCTCTATCCAACGAATCTTCGGATCTTGGAGTAGGAGATGATGCGGCAGTGATTAACCCTAATAATAAAAAAGTGGTTCTTACCACGGATGTTTTAGCAGAAGGCGTACACTTTAACTTAGGTTATGTTCCATTAAAGCATCTAGGTTATAAAGCCGTAGTGGTAAACCTAAGTGATATTGCAGCAATGAATGCCGTTCCTACACAGATTTTGGTTTCTTTAGCTGTTTCCAATCGTTTTCCGGTAGAAGCTTTGGAAGAACTTTATGCGGGAATTCAGGCAGCATGTACCAGGTACAAAGTTGACCTGATTGGTGGAGATACTACAAGTTCTAATTCCGGATTAGTAATGAGCATTACAGCAGTAGGTATTGAATCTGGCGAAAATATTGTAAAGAGAAGTGGAGCAAAACCTAATGACCTTCTTGTAGTGACTGGAGATTTGGGTGGAGCTTATATGGGACTTCAGATTTTAGAAAGAGAACATGCCGTATATCTTGCTGATCCAAATATGCAGCCGGAGATGGAAGGATACGACTATATCCTGGAGAGACAGTTGAAGCCTGAAGCAAGAACCGATGTCAAAACAATTCTGGAAGAACTGGATATTAAACCAACTTCCATGATCGATATTTCTGATGGCTTGGCTTCGGAAATTCTTCATCTTTCCGACCAGTCTAAAGTAGGATTCAGACTGTATGAGGAAAAGATTCCATTGGATAACCTTACGATCTCTACAGCAGACGAAATGAACTTAAATCCTGTTATGACAGCATTAAGTGGTGGTGAAGATTATGAATTACTGTTCACCATTTCACCAAACGATTTTGATAAGATTAAAAACCATCCTGATTTTACCATCATAGGACATGCAGTGGAAAAAGAAGAAGGAAACTTTATGGTGGCAAGAGGATCTAACCAGTTGGTAGCTCTTACTGCTCAGGGATGGGATGCCTTTTTAGGAAACCAATAA
- a CDS encoding sulfurtransferase gives MSPIISSSELKNLSKSNLTILDARVGKDAKQSYLEKHITGARFIDLDKDLAEIGENAAFGGRHPLPTAEKFAETLSNLGIAENSRIVVYDDKNGSNAAARAWWMLRSFGFENVQVLDGGIQAAENNTMEFSSGEEAFEKAPLIKKEHWSLPLSNLEVVENELKNNASTVIDVRDAYRYRGESEPIDLVAGHIPGAINIPFSENLDENGLFLSPEVLKEKYTQLLKDKPENLIIHCGSGVTACHTILALAHAGFRIPNLYVGSWSEWSRREGKTIAKEV, from the coding sequence ATGTCTCCAATAATTTCATCTTCCGAATTAAAAAACCTCTCTAAGAGCAACCTTACTATTCTTGATGCAAGAGTAGGAAAAGATGCAAAGCAAAGCTATCTGGAAAAACACATTACAGGAGCAAGATTTATTGATCTGGATAAAGATTTAGCTGAGATTGGAGAAAATGCAGCCTTTGGAGGAAGACATCCGCTTCCGACTGCGGAAAAATTTGCAGAAACACTGTCCAATCTTGGGATTGCTGAAAATTCCCGTATTGTTGTCTATGATGATAAAAATGGGTCAAATGCTGCTGCCAGAGCCTGGTGGATGCTAAGATCTTTTGGATTTGAAAACGTACAGGTTTTGGATGGCGGAATACAGGCTGCAGAAAATAATACTATGGAATTTTCGTCAGGAGAAGAAGCGTTTGAGAAGGCTCCACTAATTAAAAAGGAACATTGGTCTCTTCCGCTTTCAAATCTGGAAGTTGTTGAAAATGAGTTAAAAAACAATGCGTCTACTGTAATTGATGTAAGAGATGCTTATCGATACAGAGGAGAATCTGAACCTATTGATCTGGTTGCCGGGCATATTCCGGGAGCTATAAATATTCCTTTTTCTGAAAATCTGGATGAAAATGGGCTCTTCCTGAGTCCTGAAGTGCTGAAAGAAAAATATACTCAGTTATTGAAAGATAAACCTGAAAATCTGATTATTCATTGTGGTTCAGGAGTTACGGCATGTCATACGATTTTAGCACTAGCTCATGCCGGTTTCAGAATCCCGAATCTTTATGTGGGATCATGGAGTGAATGGAGCAGGAGAGAGGGGAAAACAATAGCGAAAGAAGTGTAA
- a CDS encoding multidrug effflux MFS transporter, with protein MKKLGIVVFILALLNTLESLSIDLYLPAFPSMAKIFNTDIGHIQISISVFFAGFAIGQLLWGPLSDKTGRKPMLYCGLLLFIIGATAIYFTSDIYVLWAMRFLQAFGGSAGIVIGRAIIIDLYDKQKSVTIFAQQSQISGIAPIVAPLMGSVFLKYWGWNSSFAFLCVMGLITFFMVYKYVPETNTRISQQDNMATDEKSLKEQLKMIISNKEFINSTMVGSIAFASLIIYISNAPFLFMEIHGFSSETFSFIFAFNSLALITAAYLTPKLIKRISNSTLLFGATLMLLVVCTLHIFIAAGNLSMVLEIGMLYLSLLAIGILFPLTSAHALSPFKEGRGTAAALLGFMQLMVTFLMSGLLGFLEADSILPMVVTRSGMALVAVWFGYQIFKGKKAVMRESVA; from the coding sequence ATGAAGAAGTTAGGTATTGTAGTGTTTATTTTAGCATTACTCAACACGTTAGAATCCTTAAGTATAGATCTTTATCTTCCTGCTTTTCCAAGCATGGCTAAAATTTTTAATACGGATATCGGGCATATTCAAATCTCTATTTCGGTTTTCTTTGCCGGATTTGCCATCGGACAGTTATTATGGGGACCTTTATCAGACAAAACAGGCCGTAAACCAATGTTGTATTGTGGTCTTCTCCTTTTTATTATAGGAGCAACAGCCATTTATTTTACCTCGGATATTTACGTTTTATGGGCCATGCGTTTCTTACAGGCATTTGGAGGAAGTGCAGGAATTGTAATCGGAAGAGCTATTATTATTGATCTTTATGATAAGCAGAAATCCGTAACCATTTTTGCACAACAATCTCAAATCAGCGGAATTGCTCCCATTGTAGCACCTTTAATGGGAAGTGTATTCTTAAAATACTGGGGTTGGAACAGTTCATTCGCTTTTCTATGTGTTATGGGATTGATTACATTTTTTATGGTATATAAATATGTTCCGGAAACCAATACCAGAATCAGCCAGCAGGATAATATGGCAACAGATGAAAAGAGTTTAAAGGAACAATTAAAGATGATTATTTCCAACAAAGAATTTATCAACAGTACGATGGTAGGAAGTATTGCATTTGCTTCTCTGATTATCTATATTTCAAATGCTCCGTTCTTATTTATGGAAATTCATGGATTTTCCAGTGAGACTTTCAGTTTTATCTTTGCATTCAATTCATTAGCTTTAATTACAGCGGCTTATCTTACACCTAAATTAATCAAAAGAATAAGTAATTCAACCCTTTTATTTGGCGCTACTTTAATGTTGTTGGTGGTATGTACTCTTCATATTTTTATAGCAGCAGGAAATCTTTCTATGGTATTGGAAATAGGCATGTTGTATCTATCATTGTTAGCTATTGGAATTCTGTTTCCTCTTACCTCAGCGCACGCTTTATCTCCATTTAAAGAAGGGAGAGGTACGGCTGCAGCATTGTTAGGATTCATGCAATTGATGGTAACCTTTTTAATGTCGGGATTACTAGGGTTCTTAGAAGCAGATTCTATTTTGCCGATGGTAGTTACCCGTTCCGGAATGGCTTTGGTAGCTGTATGGTTTGGGTATCAGATTTTCAAAGGTAAGAAGGCCGTAATGCGGGAATCTGTAGCTTAA
- a CDS encoding DUF6268 family outer membrane beta-barrel protein — protein sequence MKRNLLTALCCLLPLGYWVSAQSGISAELKTEYIPSSNYIRPEDSVKTNSKSDFKRVNLNLSIPLSVKKDKEGKVKAWSMLLSGSYAKMSHKDYETPLFPDQMLNAQVGLQHVRPLGKKWSMMMMASVGVYTDMERISFDDVLGQGGIVFIRHFNPNLALGVGPVLTTAFGVPMVLPWIYFDWKTNGKVKFRVNFPEGAEVGYQFSDAFTLKAVVNLSGMTVERNKNGESIMFGYQQITAGLRPEIKISDKLSIGITGGSTLVRSFTESERKIKSIFKEKKVADPKFSSTFYAAVSLRWNLP from the coding sequence ATGAAAAGGAACCTTTTGACGGCTTTATGCTGTCTGTTGCCGTTAGGATATTGGGTAAGTGCCCAATCGGGAATCTCCGCTGAACTTAAAACAGAATACATTCCATCCTCTAATTATATCCGCCCGGAAGACAGTGTAAAGACGAATTCTAAAAGTGATTTTAAAAGGGTAAATCTAAATCTGAGTATTCCATTATCAGTAAAAAAAGATAAAGAAGGTAAGGTAAAAGCATGGTCTATGCTATTGAGCGGATCCTATGCAAAAATGTCCCACAAAGATTATGAAACTCCGTTATTTCCGGACCAGATGCTGAACGCTCAGGTAGGATTGCAGCATGTAAGACCTTTAGGAAAGAAGTGGAGCATGATGATGATGGCTTCCGTTGGAGTATACACAGATATGGAAAGGATAAGCTTTGATGATGTACTGGGACAGGGAGGAATTGTCTTTATCAGACATTTTAATCCTAATCTTGCTTTGGGAGTAGGGCCAGTGCTTACGACAGCGTTTGGGGTTCCAATGGTTCTGCCATGGATCTATTTCGACTGGAAAACCAACGGAAAGGTTAAATTTAGAGTTAACTTCCCGGAAGGGGCAGAAGTAGGATATCAATTCTCTGATGCTTTTACCTTAAAAGCTGTAGTTAATCTTAGCGGAATGACTGTAGAAAGGAATAAAAACGGAGAATCTATCATGTTTGGTTATCAGCAGATCACAGCAGGTCTCCGCCCGGAAATAAAGATCAGTGATAAACTGAGCATAGGGATTACGGGAGGATCAACCCTGGTGAGAAGTTTCACAGAAAGTGAGCGAAAGATCAAAAGCATTTTTAAAGAGAAAAAAGTTGCAGATCCTAAGTTTTCCAGTACATTCTATGCGGCGGTCTCCTTACGCTGGAATTTACCTTAA
- a CDS encoding acyl-CoA thioesterase — MIFYHKFEVRWSDLDANKHLANSSYVQYCAQARMAFMTKEKMGVTQLSRWGIGPVILHEKYSFFKEIYADQTVIVSVEIDGCSDDSSIYRFVHKFYTPDGVHCATAEATGVWIDMMLRKMTTPPDDVVEAMNKYKSPETVVLSKEDFKKFPFHPHNIDPAEFTK; from the coding sequence ATGATTTTCTACCATAAATTTGAAGTACGTTGGAGCGATCTTGATGCCAACAAACACTTAGCCAATTCATCATATGTACAATACTGTGCGCAAGCCAGAATGGCCTTTATGACCAAGGAGAAAATGGGGGTTACCCAATTAAGCAGATGGGGAATCGGCCCTGTAATCCTGCATGAAAAATATTCTTTCTTCAAGGAGATCTATGCCGATCAGACCGTTATTGTAAGTGTAGAAATTGATGGATGTTCAGATGATTCTTCTATCTACCGTTTCGTACATAAATTCTATACTCCGGATGGAGTACACTGTGCAACTGCGGAGGCAACAGGAGTATGGATTGATATGATGTTGAGAAAAATGACCACTCCGCCAGATGATGTAGTGGAAGCAATGAATAAATACAAAAGCCCGGAAACAGTGGTATTATCAAAAGAAGACTTTAAAAAGTTTCCTTTCCACCCACACAATATTGATCCGGCAGAATTTACAAAATAA
- a CDS encoding tRNA-binding protein, whose product MNVKPDITWADFEKIDIRCGTILSVHDFEKARNPSYQLEIDFGDLGIRKSSAQITSLYQKEELVGKQILAVVNFPKKQIANFFSECLVLGLYGEDKSDVTLLAPSLPTKNGMQVG is encoded by the coding sequence ATGAACGTAAAACCAGACATCACTTGGGCAGATTTTGAAAAAATAGACATCAGATGTGGAACGATTCTTTCAGTACATGATTTTGAAAAGGCCAGAAACCCTTCCTATCAGTTGGAAATAGACTTTGGTGATCTGGGAATCAGAAAATCATCTGCACAAATTACTTCACTGTATCAAAAAGAAGAATTGGTGGGAAAACAGATTTTAGCAGTCGTTAATTTCCCTAAAAAACAGATTGCCAACTTCTTCAGTGAATGCCTGGTCTTAGGATTATATGGAGAAGATAAAAGCGATGTCACTCTTTTAGCACCTTCATTACCTACTAAAAACGGAATGCAGGTAGGATAG
- a CDS encoding DUF2306 domain-containing protein: MLSAKRNIPFFKILLIIGFVYFFWLMLSITLEYIPLDPNVSFLMIKQTEVEQRPEYLYFFYTHVYTSIFVLLSGFLAILRKDFGWKSSHRNTGKVYIFLILILAAPSGIYMGFFANGGLFFKNFICYTGLFMVVFYLQSLSASKTKKI; this comes from the coding sequence ATGCTTTCAGCCAAAAGAAATATCCCATTTTTCAAAATCCTTCTCATTATAGGATTTGTGTATTTCTTTTGGCTGATGCTTAGCATTACGCTGGAATATATCCCTTTGGATCCCAATGTCAGCTTCCTGATGATTAAGCAGACTGAGGTGGAACAGAGACCGGAATATCTTTACTTTTTCTACACGCATGTGTACACCAGTATTTTTGTACTTCTTTCAGGGTTTTTAGCCATACTGCGTAAAGATTTCGGATGGAAAAGTTCTCACCGGAATACAGGAAAGGTGTATATTTTTCTCATTCTGATTTTAGCCGCTCCTTCGGGAATTTATATGGGCTTTTTTGCCAATGGAGGTCTTTTTTTCAAAAATTTCATTTGTTATACTGGGCTTTTTATGGTGGTTTTCTACCTTCAAAGCTTATCAGCTAGCAAGACAAAAAAGATTTAA